The following are encoded in a window of Streptomyces sp. SAT1 genomic DNA:
- a CDS encoding response regulator: protein MPDAPAPAAARPIRILLADDHALVRRGVRLILDQEPDLEVVAEAGDGAEAIEMARVHDVDLAVLDIAMPRLTGLQATRELVSLKPDLRILMLTMHDNEQYFFQALKAGACGYVLKSVADRDLVAACRAAMRDEPFLYPGAVTALIRNYLDRVRHGEETPDQVLTPREEEVLKLVAEGHSSKEIGEILFISVKTVQRHRANLLHKLGLRDRLELTRYAIRAGLVEP, encoded by the coding sequence ATGCCCGACGCCCCCGCGCCCGCCGCGGCCCGCCCGATCCGCATCCTCCTCGCCGACGACCACGCGCTGGTCCGGCGGGGCGTACGGCTCATCCTCGACCAGGAACCCGACCTGGAGGTGGTCGCCGAGGCCGGTGACGGGGCGGAAGCCATCGAGATGGCCCGCGTCCATGACGTGGATCTCGCGGTGCTGGACATCGCCATGCCCCGGCTGACCGGGCTCCAGGCCACCCGCGAACTGGTCTCGCTCAAGCCGGACCTGCGGATCCTCATGCTCACGATGCACGACAACGAGCAGTACTTCTTCCAGGCGCTGAAGGCCGGCGCCTGCGGTTACGTGCTGAAGTCGGTCGCCGACCGCGATCTGGTCGCCGCCTGCCGGGCCGCGATGCGGGACGAGCCGTTCCTGTACCCGGGCGCGGTGACCGCGCTGATCCGCAACTACCTGGACCGGGTCCGGCACGGCGAGGAGACGCCCGACCAGGTGCTGACGCCCCGCGAGGAGGAGGTCCTGAAGCTGGTCGCCGAGGGGCACTCCTCCAAGGAGATCGGCGAGATCCTCTTCATCAGCGTCAAGACGGTCCAGCGGCACCGCGCCAACCTGCTGCACAAGCTCGGCCTGCGCGACCGCCTGGAACTCACCCGGTACGCCATCCGCGCCGGCCTCGTCGAACCCTGA